CGATGCTTCACCCGGAGAAATTTGTAAAGCTTGGGATAGATCCTCCAAAGGGTGTATTATGCTATGGTCCTCCTGGTACTGGAAAAACACTTTTGGCCAGAGCTGTTGCTAATCGAACTGATGCATGCTTCATTCGAGTTATTGGAAGTGAGCTTGTCCAGAAGTATGTTGGTGAGGGCGCTCGAATGGTTCGTGAGCTATTTCAGGTATGTTTTTTGAGGGTGTGGTTGAATGCCTCCTTTTGGTACTAATTACATCGCTAATTATGTTTTGCTGGTGTCATCAGATGGCAAGATCAAAGAAGGCATGTATTGTTTTCTTTGATGAAGTTGATGCAATTGGAGGTGCTCGTTTTGATGATGGTGTGGGAGGAGATAATGAGGTGCAACGTACTATGCTTGAAATTGTGAACCAGCTAGATGGGTTCGACGCTCGTGGAAACATTAAAGTTCTTATGGCCACAAACAGGTAAATTTTGTTCTTGAAGGCAACATCTCTCCATCTGTACCGAGTTCTGAGTAACCATTTCATTGTTATCTTATTTCAGACCTGACACACTTGACCCAGCTCTCTTGCGTCCTGGACGGTTGGACAGAAAGGTTGAGTTTGGCCTTCCTGATTTAGAGGGTAGGACACAAATATTCAAGATCCATACCAGGACCATGAACTGTGAAAGGGATATCCGGTTTGAGTTACTTGCTCGTCTTTGCCCGAACTCCACAGGTTAACTTCATCTCTGTTTACACTTTCTGCAAGTTTATGTGTAATAACAAAGATCTCCAAAATCTGTTACAGGTGCTGACATTAGAAGTGTGTGCACCGAGGCTGGAATGTATGCTATTCGTGCTCGAAGGAAGACAGTGACAGAAAAAGATTTTATCGATGCCGTAAACAAAGTCATCAAGGGTTATCAAAAGTTCAGTGCTACTCCTAAGTACATGGTCTACAACTAAAACTCCCTTGTCGCAGAAGAACCCGGCTGCTTAATCCAATATCGATGCTGTGCACACCTATCTCCTGCGCAATCATATGGACATTTGCACCAAATGGTGACCTAATGCAACTCAATAGCAAATCTGTAAAGAGGCCTACAATATATTTTTGTGCTggaaatttcatttattttagcTTTTGACAAAATGGTGTTGGCATATGGTTTGGTGGTTGCCAAAGTTTGTTAAAGACGTTGAGTTTTCTATTAAATGTTTGGATTTGGACTCGAAATTTTAATTCTAAGACATTCTTTCTAGAAAAATAGATTTAACACTTATTCTTACATGAGCCATATCCAAttcttatttgaaaatataCATTTGCAGTGACCAAATCAAATCTCATGTTTGTATGAATTTTGAACTGTAGAAGACTTTTAAAGAGAATTTAGGATTCTTATGATCCAATTTAATGATTGAACTATATTTAAACCAAGAGATAATCTTGAACATTTAGATGTTTTTAAAGCTGGCACATAGACAACTTTCAACAGAATTTAAATCACGATTAGCCTTTTTTCCTTATGAACAAAATCCCGTCAGAAAATCAGTTTGTACACCAATTTTTATTGAACACTCAATCAGCAAAAATTGCCCTTGGATAAAGCATCAAGTTACCTTTCGAAcccaaagaaaaaaaagtcCCGCCAACTCCCTCAAGAATAACTAATCTCAGTTAATATGTAGCAATTCATCATAATTACTGATAATGAAACAAAAATCGTCACTTCTGGCTATCAGCAACATCTTTTGAGCAGAAACGTCTTATTTGAAAACGCAAAACtaaacaatattttattttttttcgacCGTTTTGCTGCTGATCTTTGTGATTCATCGGCCGAGGACCCAATCAGAAGATGTGATCCTTTTCTTGAACATCTTTTGAGAGTAACATCATACTTCAATATGTAATGTTGCAAAATGTAGTGCAGAGGCTGATCTTTTAATTTGTACATTGTCCGGTTATCTTTCTTGAAAAATATCTCATCTCCTGAAAGTGAAGAGGTTCATTACCCCAAGATGTCCATCCAGACAGCATTTCTCTAGCAAACAGCTCAATGCAATGAGCAGGTCTGGGCCCTGGCACGTACTGCATGAGCAAATCTGACAACAAGCGAAGCAAAATCACATATTACATTTATTAgaacctatgttacttggactcgggtactgatgttggatactggtacgtgtccaagtgtctgatacgtctaaatattcaatttaacgcctaaatgaagtgtctaattgccataccaatgtccgagcatcaaggatcggacacgggtacgtgaagcaaaatgaagagtccgagtaacatagattagaacaatgaaaaattaaaagttgagaAAGTATTTTCTCTGATTATTGTCAAAGCACAGCAGATGATTTCAATAATTTTCAGGTGGAGATAATTTTCCTCAACACGACGTTCAGTTATTGAAGTGGGCAATCGATATCATTTCCAAAAATCACTAGTCAAACttttcaaggatcattgaaaaCTAGTAAAATGTCAAACAGAAGAAACTTATCCAATGGTGCTTAGTGCTTGATACTAACTGCAAATTGAATGGTGTAAATACCTCCCAGTGGTGGTTTTCTCGAGTAGTCGCCAGGAATGGACATCACTACTTGATCTTTTAAAGCCTTTTCCAT
The sequence above is drawn from the Amaranthus tricolor cultivar Red isolate AtriRed21 chromosome 5, ASM2621246v1, whole genome shotgun sequence genome and encodes:
- the LOC130813824 gene encoding 26S proteasome regulatory subunit 7, coding for MAIDHEDELKDEKNPRPLDEDDIALLKTYGLGPYSSSIKKVEKEIKEMAKKVNDLCGIKESDTGLATPSQWDLVSDKQMMQEEQPLQVARCTKIISPNTEDAKYVINVKQIAKFVVGLGDKVSPTDIEEGMRVGVDRNKYQIQIPLPPKIDPSVTMMTVEEKPDVTYNDVGGCKEQIEKMREVVELPMLHPEKFVKLGIDPPKGVLCYGPPGTGKTLLARAVANRTDACFIRVIGSELVQKYVGEGARMVRELFQMARSKKACIVFFDEVDAIGGARFDDGVGGDNEVQRTMLEIVNQLDGFDARGNIKVLMATNRPDTLDPALLRPGRLDRKVEFGLPDLEGRTQIFKIHTRTMNCERDIRFELLARLCPNSTGADIRSVCTEAGMYAIRARRKTVTEKDFIDAVNKVIKGYQKFSATPKYMVYN